The genomic region CTTCACCAGTTGTTCTGCTGCTTGTAAAGTCCCGATTGGATCGGGCAGCAAATATTTTGGATCGGGAATCACTTCTAACTTGACAAAATTGTTATCTTCTTGTCCTAAAACCTTCGCCATTTCGCGCCCCAAACGAGCAACGCGAATTGCTTCTTCCGCCGTCTGACATCCAGCAGTATTAGGTAACATCCACAGCTTTGTCCAATCCAAAGCCTCGGCTAAATTTTCATGTCCAGGTGCTTTCGTTTGCACTCGCCGCACGGCAACGGTGACAATTTGACAACCGCTAGCAACCACGCTTTGCTGCATCTCTTCTACATTACGATACTTACCAGTACCAGTCATCAAGCGGGAAGAAAAAGTGCGATCAGCAATAACTAAAGGGCGATCGAGGGATTGTTGCTGTGTTAGATCTAAAGTTTGCATTTGTGAATTGTTGGTAATTGGTAATTGGTAATTGGTAATTGGTAATTGGTTGACGGTAAACCCTGGCGCTACACTGCTTAAAGACAGTTGATAGTTAACTGTTGCTGCTCCTCTACTTCCCTGTTCCCCTGCTCTCTCTGCTTTCTGCTCCGACTCCCGTACGGGCGGGTTTTGACTCCTGATTTGCTGTCCAAGGGGTGAATCTTTTGCTAAACCCGCCCCTACGACTCTCAAAAATCGCAAATAACTAAAACTATCTAACAAAGGCTCCGACTTTTGTTCCCAAACTAAGTCAGCAATTAACTTGGCAGTGATGGGTGCGAGGAGAATGCCGTTGCGATAGTGACCAGTGGCTAAGGTAAGATTCGAGCAGGGGCTATTTCCTAAAATGGGTAGTTCATCAGGAGTAGCAGGACGAAAACCCCACCAAAATTCGCGAATCGGATAATCTTGTAATTGGGGATAGATCCGAATAGCGCGTTGCAGTAAAGCTTGAATTCCCGCTGGGGTATTATAAGGCGTAAATCCTACATCTTCGCTGGTAGCACCGATCATAATCCGGCGTTCGCGGCGCGGCACAATGTAAACATCTGGGGCATATAAAACCCGCTGGAGAGTCGCATCAGCGCGATCGCTATCTGGTATTTGTACCGATAGCATTTGCCCTTTTTTCGGACGTACGGGTAAGGGTAACAACTCTGACGACCAAGCACCAGATGCCAGAATATAGCGATCGGCTGGGAAGTTGCCACTCGAAGTCTGAACGCCAATGACTCGCCCTTGATGCTGTAAAATGCCTTCAACAGCAATCCCATCGTGCAAATCTACGCCCAAAGATTCTGCTGCCGACCATAAAGCCAAAGTCAAAGCACGATTATCGACTTGAGCATCTTCGGGATACCACCAACCGCCCTCAACTGCTTCACTCAATCCTGGTTGGTAGAGGTGGATTGCTTCTTTATCAAGATAGTCAGCGGGAGAAGTCGGGAATCGGGAGTCGGGAGTCGGGAGTCGGGAGTCGTTGAAAGTCATCTGTTCGCCCCTCGCCCCTCGCTCCTCGCTCCTCGCTCCTTCATACACAGGCGCGAGAATGCCGCAAGCCCAGTAACCCGTAGGTTTACCGCTAATTTCTTCTAGCTTGCGCGTCCATTCGGGGTAGAGAGATCGCGATCGCCAGCACAGATCTAACATTGCCCCTGGCGGGATTTGTTCGGCTTGAGGTGCTAGCATTCCCGCCGCCGCATGACTTGCCGCAGCATGAAAATCGCGGCAAAGTAAAGTGACAGATGCACCGCGCAATCTTAACTCAACGGCGATCGCCAAACCAACGACCCCGCCACCAATAATTAAAATGTCATTTGTCATTTGTCATTTGTCATTTGTGAGTTAGGCAAGAGGCGAGAAATTGAGCGATCGCTTTACCAGCGGAGCTTTGCCAGCCATTGTGTATGCATTTTGAGTTCTTTCCATAAACAGCTTCCCTCCGCTGGTATTACCCAGTCTCAGGTTCTAAGGGACTATCTCAGCCTGGTTTCCCAGACACCCCTAGCTATATTCGCTCATCCTAGCACTTGAATCAGAGGAAAGTTTAAATTCTGCATTCCACACAATTTCCGTACCTTGTCCCCAAAAACCGTCAAATTTTGTTACCTTTACATCACCTAAAACTTTTGTCTGGCAAGCTAACCTTAAGTTGCGCGTGGGAGAATGGGGAGGAAGGGAGCGACGGGTTTTGTCCTGCCAATTTGGTTCGGAAACTTCGCCTTCAACTAACACCGCACAAGTACCGCAACTACCAATACCGTGACAATTAATAACTTTAGCGCCGCCGTTATACAAGTCAATGTCATGCTTAAGCAAGACTTGACGTAAATTAGCGCCGCGATCGCATTCAAATGTTTTCCCTTGAGCGATTACCTTTACCATCTCTATATTAGTTAGCGACTTCGCCATCTAGTTCTACCTAAAATCAGAATATCGCTTTCTAGAGTTCGAGCTTTCCTGTGTTTGTTCTTTCCCTATGACCGAAGCATTACCTTCTACCTCCAACCCAAACCAGATCTGGATTTACGATACAACCCTGCGCGACGGTACGCAGCGTGAAGGCTTGTCTGTATCCTTAGAAGATAAATTACGCATTGCCCGCCAGCTAGACCAATTGGGCGTTCCCTTTATCGAAGGTGGATGGCCTGGGGCAAATCCTAGAGACGTACAATTCTTCTGGCAGCTGAAGGAAGAACCCCTCAAACAAGCTGAAGTCGTTGCTTTTTGTTCTACCCGTCGCCCCCATGTCAGTGCGGCTGAAGATTCTCTCCTGCAAGCGATTTTGGCTGCCGGAACTCGCTGGGTAACGATCTTTGGCAAATCTTGGGATCTCCACGTTACAGAAGGGCTAAAATGCAGCCTGGAAGAAAATTTAGAGATGATTCGCGATACTGTTGCTTATCTTCGCAGTCAAGGGCGACGAGTCATTTACGATGCCGAACATTGGTTCGATGGCTACAAACACAATCGCGATTATGCCTTAAAAACTTTAGCAGCCGCGATCGCCTCTGGAGCAGAATGGCTTGTCCTGTGTGACACCAACGGCGGGACTCTCCCGCATGAAATTAGTTCTATTGTCCGCGACGTAGCTTCATTTATTTCGGTAGGGGCGCACAGCTGTGCGCCCCTACCACCCCAAATAGGCATTCACACCCACAACGATTCCGATACAGCTGTCGCCAATGCGATCGCGGCTGTGATGGAAGGGGCGAAGATGGTGCAGGGGACGATCAATGGCTATGGAGAACGCTGCGGGAATGCAAACCTCTGTTCTCTCATCCCTAACTTACAGCTCAAACTCGGCTACCAATGCCTTGCTGACGCGCAACTGCCTCAAATAACTGAAGTTAGTCGTTTTGTCAGCGAAGTTGTCAACCTTGCCCCTGACGAACACGCGCCTTTTGTGGGGCGTTCTGCCTTTGCCCATAAGGGAGGTATCCACGTCTCGGCTGTGGAACGCAATCCTCTCACCTACGAACACATCCAACCAGAACAAATCGGCAACCGCCGCCGGATTGTGATTTCTGACCAAGCAGGAATTAGCAATGTTGTCGCTAAAGCCCGTACTTTTGGCATTGAATTAGATAAACATAACCCTACAGCGCGGCAAATTCTGCAACGATTGAAAGAATTAGAAAGTGAAGGCTATCAATTTGAAGCTGCCGAAGCTAGTTTCGATCTCCTCATGCGCGAGGCTTTAGGTAAGCGACAGCATTTTTTTGAAATTAAAGGCTTTCAAGTTCACTGCGATTTAGTCGAAGGACGGAGTAATACTAATGCTTTGGCTACTGTTAAACTGACTGTTAACGGTCAAGATATTCTCGAAGCCGCTGAAGGAAATGGTCCTGTAGCAGCATTAGACAGGGCATTGAGAAAAGCTTTAGTTAACTTTTATCCTCAAATTGCTCAGTTTGAATTGAGCGATTATAAAGTCAGAATTTTAGACGGACACAGCGGTACGGCAGCAAAAACCCGCGTCTTAGTAGAATCAAAAAACGGTCATCAGCGTTGGACGACCGTTGGCGTTTCTCCCAATATTTTAGAAGCTTCCTATCAGGCAGTTGTAGAAGGATTGGAATACGGTTTGAT from Chroococcidiopsis sp. SAG 2025 harbors:
- a CDS encoding 2Fe-2S iron-sulfur cluster-binding protein, which codes for MVKVIAQGKTFECDRGANLRQVLLKHDIDLYNGGAKVINCHGIGSCGTCAVLVEGEVSEPNWQDKTRRSLPPHSPTRNLRLACQTKVLGDVKVTKFDGFWGQGTEIVWNAEFKLSSDSSARMSEYS
- the cimA gene encoding citramalate synthase, with product MTEALPSTSNPNQIWIYDTTLRDGTQREGLSVSLEDKLRIARQLDQLGVPFIEGGWPGANPRDVQFFWQLKEEPLKQAEVVAFCSTRRPHVSAAEDSLLQAILAAGTRWVTIFGKSWDLHVTEGLKCSLEENLEMIRDTVAYLRSQGRRVIYDAEHWFDGYKHNRDYALKTLAAAIASGAEWLVLCDTNGGTLPHEISSIVRDVASFISVGAHSCAPLPPQIGIHTHNDSDTAVANAIAAVMEGAKMVQGTINGYGERCGNANLCSLIPNLQLKLGYQCLADAQLPQITEVSRFVSEVVNLAPDEHAPFVGRSAFAHKGGIHVSAVERNPLTYEHIQPEQIGNRRRIVISDQAGISNVVAKARTFGIELDKHNPTARQILQRLKELESEGYQFEAAEASFDLLMREALGKRQHFFEIKGFQVHCDLVEGRSNTNALATVKLTVNGQDILEAAEGNGPVAALDRALRKALVNFYPQIAQFELSDYKVRILDGHSGTAAKTRVLVESKNGHQRWTTVGVSPNILEASYQAVVEGLEYGLMLHMMAETVLSTSS